A segment of the Zingiber officinale cultivar Zhangliang chromosome 8B, Zo_v1.1, whole genome shotgun sequence genome:
TGGCACCACCCCTGCTACCTTTCTGCTACATCTCTTCTGCTTTCTCGCCTCCTCCCACCTCTCTCCTTGTCTTCTTCTCCATCGCGCACCTCCCGTTAATTGCCGCCCAGAACCGCCTCGTTCAGGCATTTCTTCgatggaggaagaggagggggagggggaggagtACCTGTTCAAGGTAGTGATCATCGGGGACTCGGCGGTGGGGAAGTCGAATCTGCTGTCGCGGTACGCGCGCAACGAGTTCAACCTCCACTCCAAGGCCACCATCGGGGTCGAGTTCCAGACGCAGAGCATGGACATCGACGGCAAGGAGGTGAAGGCCCAGATCTGGGACACCGCCGGCCAGGAGCGCTTTCGCGCCGTCACTTCCGCCTACTACCGTGGCGCCTTCGGCACCCTCCTCGTCTACGACATCTCCCGCCGCTCCAGCTTCGACAGCATCGCCCGCTGGCTCGACGAGCTCAACAGTATGTGTAAAACCCTCAAATTTCTTCAAAGATCTTTCGcattcttctttctcctctttCAATTTTGCTAATTGAGCTTTTATTCTTATCTGGAGCAATTGAATCTCTAGTAACTGGAAATGATGGAAAATTATGCAGATTTAGCTAGAAATAAACAAAATGTCATAAATCTAAACCAGAAATCTGGAAGTTTGATCTCCATGTGAATTCGAGCTTTTAGGACAATCGAAATGCAACCCGGTTTTTGGCATTAATTAGGTTTTAGCATTACCTGGATCTATAATTCCTGAGGTAAAATCTTTTTAGTTCTTATGAATGTATGATTCTGCAGAGGAAGAAGCCATTTTCTTGACTTGAATAGTTGATGGGTATCGAGTAAAATCCATTCTCTTGCTATATTTATTAGAGAAGCAACAAACTATGGCAAGAATTGAGGTATAGCTGAATTTGACTGTTAATTATAGATTTTTAATCACCAAAAGAATCATcctcaacaattttttttttcaatcaagaGCTCTCAAAGAGGAAAAAACAAAAAGGCTTTTAGTTTATAGTTACGATTCTGGCCAACCCAAATGTGATCTTGTTTTGTAGTATTTCATCCACTTTTTTCTAATACTAACTAGTAGGATAGTTGATTGGCACTTGCTATGTTATAGCTTCATGAACATGGCCCTGAACTAGGTATCTACATGTAGGAACTGCAAAATTATTAGACATTCTTAAAGCCTAAGTCGCGTTGATCGATCTGTTTAATGCATTATACTGATTAGAAGTAATTTACAAGCCCAACAtattagttaatttcatcattgAAGAGTAGAAATAAACTTgcaatgatattttactttgttgaTTACAAGAAGCCTTTCATCTAATAACCAACTTTatcatcaaaattagaaaatgtttTTTTGGTagtttcaagttttttttttgttagttgTTAAAGTTCTACACAAGCAACAAAATATATGCATATTGTTACACAAAGTAGTTCCTTGCCTAATAAACCTAGGCGGTCGCATGTATAGTCGACTAGTCCGCATTTTAAAACCTTGATTCTCCACTTAGTGATAACTAGTCGTAaactttctttccttttcttatcTCTAGTTGTAGACTCCATTTGAGATGAGGAGTATCAGTTGATACATTCTTCTCTATCTTTGTTCTGATACTTCGATACTTCCCAAATTCCTGGTTGGAAATTATAATTCCAAAAGCATGGAAGTGATTCTATCACTCTCCATAATTAAACTGAACTCTTTTTAGCATGCAACTCTCGAGTGACAAACTAAACGCCTAAACTTATTTCTCGGGTCTTTATCTGCAGCACATTCTGATACAACAATCATGAGGATGCTAGTGGGTAACAAATGTGATCTAGAAACTCTGAGGGAGGTTTCCATCGAGGAGGGAAAAGCGCTTGCTGAAGCAGAGGGTCTTTTCTTCATCGAGACTTCTGCGCTCGACTCGACCAATGTGAAGACAGCCTTTGAGATTGTCATCAAGGAGATCTACAATAATGTGAGCAGGAAGGTACTGAACTCTGATTCATATAAAGCAGCGCTATCGGTGCACCGGGTGAGTCTTAATAGAACTGCAGAAGAGGCACAAAAGCAAGGAATGAGCAAGTCTTCATGTTGTTAGATGCACTTGTAAGCAGTGTTGTGACCATTCTTATGTTTATTAAAGAGATTGCAGAATTCAAATAGGAAATTTCAGTTTCTAACATTATGTGAGTCTCTTCATGTTGTGATTCACTATGTTGTTGTGCCACCCAACTTAAGTAATGTTCTAGTTTGTGCAGTGCAATTTGGGATAATGTATAAAATTTACCTTTCCAGGAAAGTTAAAATGGCGAACTAGTCGACTGTGAAGGAAATCATGGACTACTTAGCATTTTTAGAAAGTATATTAAATTCTTAAAAAATCAAAGGGTAAAATTGAAAAACTATGTTAAATTTgttaaaatacaaaaaaaaaaaaattatggttgTTTTTGCAATTCGATAATCATTTATTATTGCTTTGGTTGTACACCTGCTCATGGGCTAGGTTCTAACTAGACCTGGCCCGGGTGCATAACCAAGCCAATGAACCAATTATCCATTAATGCGGGTTGTTGGGCTTAACCATAATTGGCTCAGTAGGGCAAAACTTATTATAATTCAGAGGCTTAATTAACCACTGGTTgggtggatttttttttttgtttgtagcCGTTGAAAGCATCGGTTAACAGGTGGTTCCGACTGTTGGGATAACCGATGATTATTACCGTTTAGAGGGAGGGTgagtttttatgtaatttttttttaacgatTGAGATTATTTGATGAATGGTTATAATTTAGTATTTGTTACTTtccaaaatttataaataaagaactcATTTCATTATTTCCACATCATCTTTTCTACTCTCATTCTCAATTCTGAAATCTCGATCACTTTTGATTTTAATTCTACAATTATAATGGAAAGAAGAGGTTACCATCTTGATCTCGGAGGGACAAGGGAATAATCAATCCGAATGAGGATCGTGATATTCAATTTACATATGATGAAATCGAGCAACTTTCGACACTCGATACACAAGTATCGATGACAATATTGTTgatgcagggagcaccagacgatcgaacttatgttttaataatggcaaaggatttaaagttaaggttacttgttgtctaacaagtatgaatgagcttgcaagaaagtcctaagtgttcttaggcaaaaagtcttagtggattctaggcaggtggaaaaccctagggggaggtaaccttaagtcctaggggtggtaaccctaggttatggaaagtcctaacagcggttagtcaacgaagtcttggcgggtcaaggactttgggcgaaatcctagagtcgaggactctaggtaaaAATCTCGGGGGTCGcggatgttggtgcggttagcactaacggtctaactcaggttttgatgagtgacaaaataggttaagttggTTTTGctattgatctaacactctgaccgagtgtgcaagagaagtctagacaggtcgacgggctgaccagatgtctaacacgaagcccagctaagtcgacgggccgaccggatagctgacacaaagtccaaacgggttgatgggctgaccggatagctggcacgaagtccagatggatcgaagggctgaccggatgtctgacaggtaagtgtGTTGGGGCAATTTTATGCTAAAATGCTATGATTGCTTGCTCTtcatatgtcatgatatcatgtgttgcattcatgtttattatgaaaaatataaaaatatcatgtcatgtcttacatacatcatgtagttatagcatgtttttcttttgaaaattacttattttgatgtatgccatgtagcATCATGCATTAAGTTAATTTCCTTATGATTAAGGACaaagacatttattatgaatggtgaatatctcaacaagtgggattatactaaaatgacatcctaggtggatgatcataagtctcataatgcctagatagatatgcatgatcccttagtttaggacaaaaccaaatttacatctcacaaagaatcataagatgacttgtatgtattttagtacgcattagatacaagtgagatgttaggatggtgaacaaaactcaagatattgatttagtacatcttattgagttttaggttcatcaaaacacatagttatgtgttttccaatcaatgggaaagctaatgtacaagttatgtgcattgagcccaaagaatatgattggatattggttttgaaaatgattttaaatgtactttggaaaaccttgatgaaggctatcttttgatagtaatcatcattgaatagttgagcacaaacttgaaaaaaaatattagagtttttacaagtttcaaagtttgtgtcaatctttgaaaataggaagtattttaatagaaaactatttttccttgatagtatataccctaagtagtgtctacatgaattttcatgatttttatatttttttagaatttttgaggagtttctgaagttcgctgaaattgaatttcaggaaatcagaaacccaatcgatcaaccgatcgattggattgggttcaatcgatcagccgatcgattgggaagtcaatTCCCCCgaacagaagggtagtgaatcaatcagccgatcgattgacccagtctggatcgatcagtcgatcaattcagagggaatttctgcgagcagtagcttgcggaatcgatcaatggatcgattgaagtgatttcaatcgattgagtcccaacttcaatcgattggaagtctgattttgactggaaaagcctgatttcaacacttcaagtcacttcgagtcccgttaaccattccaaacctcttggaatacatttgtatacatttagggggagttttcatgtgaaaacaagtatggattggttaagaaataccaaagtgaagtttaggataatatttagtttcaattctgaattttgaaactttaaaacttcaaattttggttttcaagggtcattaaccattcctaaccctttggaatacatttgtatacacttagggggagttttcatgatgaaaacaagcatgatttggttaatgtcgacttaggtgaagtttagatTAAGGttaatttcattattgaattttgaacctcaaaacttcgagttttgattttcctaattatttaggaaccccaagtcattgttggtgcaatgatagaagtttgaccatgtttttagggagagttactctttgaaaacataaaaatattttcaaaggccttggaaggtgggttaaaccttcgtgatgaattaatactcaggg
Coding sequences within it:
- the LOC122015768 gene encoding ras-related protein RABA5d-like; the encoded protein is MEEEEGEGEEYLFKVVIIGDSAVGKSNLLSRYARNEFNLHSKATIGVEFQTQSMDIDGKEVKAQIWDTAGQERFRAVTSAYYRGAFGTLLVYDISRRSSFDSIARWLDELNTHSDTTIMRMLVGNKCDLETLREVSIEEGKALAEAEGLFFIETSALDSTNVKTAFEIVIKEIYNNVSRKVLNSDSYKAALSVHRVSLNRTAEEAQKQGMSKSSCC